The Pseudomonas asiatica genome has a segment encoding these proteins:
- a CDS encoding DUF2589 domain-containing protein → MDKSPAPMTSIDLREITRGLQEAASATNSLIAQQYINLFDQFFECDTEALGAPMKAKMVEVAMDGQHIMRVPLFALVSPKGLALERMQVDLSVRVKGTEAQQALLTAGENKAASFKVTIGGQSRQGDNRDPDEVQIRMQFQASEPPEALNRLIEEYTSLIIPVRAPSPPPSPDTNEFIEAAIVR, encoded by the coding sequence TTGGATAAATCCCCCGCCCCCATGACTTCCATCGACCTGCGCGAAATCACCCGTGGCCTGCAGGAAGCCGCCAGTGCTACCAACAGCCTGATCGCGCAGCAGTACATCAACCTGTTCGACCAGTTCTTCGAATGCGACACCGAAGCGTTGGGCGCGCCCATGAAAGCCAAGATGGTCGAAGTGGCCATGGACGGCCAGCACATCATGCGCGTACCGCTGTTCGCGCTGGTGTCGCCCAAGGGCCTGGCCCTCGAGCGCATGCAGGTCGACCTTTCGGTACGGGTCAAAGGCACCGAAGCACAGCAGGCACTGTTGACCGCAGGCGAAAACAAGGCGGCCAGCTTCAAGGTCACCATCGGTGGCCAAAGCCGTCAGGGCGACAACCGTGACCCCGATGAAGTGCAGATCCGCATGCAGTTCCAGGCCAGCGAACCACCAGAAGCCCTCAACCGGCTGATCGAGGAGTACACCAGCCTGATCATCCCGGTACGCGCCCCCAGCCCGCCGCCCTCGCCCGACACCAATGAGTTCATCGAGGCGGCCATCGTCCGTTGA
- a CDS encoding DUF2589 domain-containing protein yields MSIDNSLIGSVINALPMDRMIAGPLQAMVQAQVTASKSYADFLMQVCVQDGKAVAIQFDYDETIVDEQGEYKGVVSKTMKVPLVAAITHPNISIEEGNVEFELVINQMSEDVSSKDMNAEASGSLGWGPFRLNVKGSVSHKSTQTRKTDTRARYAFNTTLKRQDPPEAMMRVIDFLTDAATKPTVVKTATLESQDLISQADTLKNPAADGAPALGAATS; encoded by the coding sequence ATGTCGATAGATAACAGCCTCATCGGTTCCGTAATCAATGCCTTGCCGATGGACCGCATGATCGCAGGCCCCCTGCAGGCCATGGTCCAGGCCCAGGTCACCGCCAGCAAATCCTACGCCGACTTCCTGATGCAGGTGTGCGTCCAGGACGGCAAGGCCGTGGCCATCCAGTTCGACTACGACGAAACCATCGTCGACGAACAAGGCGAGTACAAGGGCGTGGTCAGCAAGACCATGAAAGTGCCGCTGGTGGCAGCCATCACCCACCCGAACATTTCCATCGAAGAAGGTAATGTCGAGTTCGAACTGGTCATCAACCAGATGTCGGAAGACGTTTCCAGCAAGGACATGAATGCCGAGGCAAGCGGTTCGCTGGGCTGGGGGCCGTTCAGGCTCAACGTGAAAGGCAGCGTCAGCCACAAGTCCACGCAAACCCGCAAGACTGACACCCGCGCCCGCTACGCCTTCAACACGACCTTGAAACGCCAGGACCCGCCTGAAGCGATGATGCGGGTGATCGACTTCCTGACCGACGCCGCGACAAAGCCGACCGTGGTCAAAACCGCCACACTGGAAAGCCAGGACTTGATTTCCCAGGCCGATACCTTGAAGAACCCTGCGGCCGACGGCGCTCCGGCCCTCGGCGCCGCCACCTCTTGA
- a CDS encoding Mor transcription activator family protein, whose protein sequence is MQLPDLSHIDISQLPHSLQALIDCIGIDNAYQLTCAYGGRPKYIPKHRERTKLADVLPAEALDALIKRFAGVALEIPKADHFMRQLRNLQIQKESASGLSRSLLADKYGLSLRQIGNIRRQEHCAR, encoded by the coding sequence ATGCAACTGCCAGACTTGAGCCACATCGATATCAGCCAACTGCCCCACTCGCTGCAGGCCCTGATCGACTGCATCGGCATCGACAACGCCTACCAGCTGACCTGCGCCTACGGCGGCAGGCCCAAGTACATCCCCAAGCACCGCGAGCGCACCAAGCTTGCCGACGTGTTGCCGGCCGAAGCGCTCGACGCACTGATCAAGCGCTTTGCCGGTGTCGCCCTGGAAATTCCCAAGGCTGACCATTTCATGCGCCAGTTGCGCAACCTGCAGATCCAGAAGGAAAGCGCCAGCGGCTTGTCTCGCAGCCTGCTCGCTGACAAGTACGGCCTGAGCCTGCGCCAGATCGGCAACATCCGCCGCCAGGAACATTGCGCGCGCTGA
- a CDS encoding fe2+ zn2+ uptake regulation protein — protein MYNPQPSIQAGRVPGKAPREQDVFADERIGNEQIRELLRSFGLRTSLIRLKVIDALHAADRNGRSIGVRGVHAQLEQLDIPLSFLSVREVLKRLCSEGVIQLGSDKCYSLDPQARAVLERTPVR, from the coding sequence ATGTACAACCCGCAACCCTCGATCCAGGCTGGGCGCGTCCCAGGCAAAGCGCCCAGGGAACAGGACGTTTTTGCTGACGAACGCATCGGCAACGAACAGATCCGCGAGCTGTTGCGCAGTTTCGGCCTGCGTACCAGCCTGATCCGCCTCAAGGTCATCGATGCCTTGCACGCCGCCGACCGCAATGGCCGCAGCATTGGCGTGCGCGGCGTGCACGCGCAACTGGAACAGCTGGATATCCCGCTGTCGTTCCTCAGCGTGCGCGAAGTGCTCAAGCGGCTGTGCAGCGAGGGCGTCATCCAGCTGGGCAGCGACAAATGCTACAGCCTCGACCCGCAGGCGCGCGCCGTGCTGGAGCGAACGCCTGTGCGCTGA
- the pvdQ gene encoding bifunctional acylase PvdQ — MFPLSRPMTCAGLAAALVAFSVGAAPVQSAAADASAQIRRTSYGVPHIVAKDERGLGYGIGYAYAQDNLCLLANEVLTVSGERSRYFGAKGKTLEQRDNLASDVFFAWLNTPAAVEAFLQAQPAPVQALLAGYASGYNRALAERRSQGLPAECGNGEWLRPISSEDLIKLTRRLLAEGGVGQFVEALAGAQPPTLASQQAPAGFAAALARQQRFATERGSNAVAVGAKRSANGRGLLLANPHFPWMGGMRFYQMQVTIPGQLDVMGAALPGLPVVNIGFNQHLAWTHTVDTSKHFTLYRLQLDPKDPTRYLLDGKSLPLARQTVSVAVKAEDGSLSQVQRQVYSSQFGPVVQWPGRLDWDAHAAYSLRDANLENTRVLQQWYQINHADSLATLKGSVEQLQGIPWVNTLAVDPAGKALYLNQSVVPYVDQQLLSACSNPQAQGRLVVLDGSRSACQWKVDAQAAQPGIFPARLLPSLEREDFVQNSNDPAWMANPAQPLTGYSPLVSRSDQPLGMRGRFALQRLQGTTRLGVDDLQRMVTDDEVYLASLLLPDLLQWCKGADADVRAVCSSLVAWNGKADLDSGIGLVHFQNLFDALAEHPESWRVAFDPADPQHTPRGLAVEQAAVRKLLHQAALASLKQVRDSGMAGEARWGQVQQASDGTPVPGGPQALGVYNAIYSVPHGQGKRLVVSGTSYLQLVSFTDKGPQARGLLAFSQSSEAASVHAGDQTKAFAAGQLAVIPFTEAQIKADPEYREVVISERDKGAVVNRP; from the coding sequence GTGTTTCCACTTTCCCGTCCCATGACTTGCGCTGGCCTGGCTGCCGCCCTGGTAGCCTTCAGCGTCGGCGCAGCGCCGGTGCAGTCCGCCGCCGCCGATGCCAGTGCGCAGATTCGCCGAACCAGTTACGGGGTGCCGCACATCGTGGCCAAGGACGAGCGCGGCCTGGGCTATGGCATCGGCTACGCCTACGCCCAGGACAACCTGTGTCTGCTGGCCAATGAAGTGCTGACCGTGAGTGGCGAGCGCTCACGCTACTTCGGTGCCAAGGGCAAGACCCTGGAGCAGCGTGACAACCTGGCCAGCGATGTGTTCTTCGCCTGGCTCAACACGCCGGCGGCAGTCGAGGCGTTCTTGCAGGCGCAGCCAGCGCCAGTACAGGCGCTGCTGGCAGGTTATGCCAGCGGCTACAACCGGGCGCTGGCCGAGCGCCGCAGCCAGGGGTTGCCTGCCGAATGTGGCAACGGCGAGTGGCTGCGGCCGATCAGCAGCGAGGACCTGATCAAGCTGACCCGCCGGCTACTCGCCGAAGGCGGTGTCGGGCAGTTCGTCGAAGCGCTGGCGGGGGCGCAACCGCCAACGCTGGCCAGCCAGCAGGCGCCGGCAGGGTTTGCCGCGGCGCTGGCCAGGCAGCAGCGTTTTGCCACGGAACGCGGTAGCAATGCGGTGGCCGTCGGGGCGAAACGTTCGGCCAATGGCCGCGGCCTGTTGCTGGCCAACCCGCACTTCCCGTGGATGGGGGGCATGCGCTTCTACCAGATGCAGGTGACCATTCCCGGCCAGCTCGATGTGATGGGGGCGGCATTGCCGGGCCTGCCGGTGGTCAACATCGGTTTCAACCAGCATCTGGCCTGGACGCACACCGTCGACACATCGAAGCACTTCACCCTGTACCGCCTGCAACTCGACCCCAAGGACCCGACCCGCTACCTGCTTGATGGCAAGTCGCTGCCGCTGGCCCGGCAAACCGTCAGTGTTGCGGTCAAGGCCGAGGATGGCAGCCTGAGCCAGGTACAGCGCCAGGTCTACAGCTCGCAGTTCGGCCCGGTGGTGCAATGGCCGGGTCGCCTGGACTGGGATGCGCATGCCGCCTACAGCCTGCGCGACGCCAACCTCGAGAACACTCGGGTGTTGCAGCAGTGGTACCAGATCAACCATGCCGACAGCCTGGCTACGTTGAAAGGCTCGGTGGAACAGCTGCAGGGTATACCCTGGGTCAACACGCTGGCGGTGGACCCGGCAGGCAAGGCCTTGTACCTGAACCAGTCAGTGGTGCCTTATGTGGATCAGCAACTGCTCAGTGCGTGCAGCAACCCGCAGGCACAAGGGCGCCTGGTGGTACTGGATGGCTCACGCAGCGCGTGCCAGTGGAAGGTCGATGCGCAGGCCGCGCAGCCGGGGATCTTCCCTGCGCGGCTGCTGCCGAGCCTGGAGCGCGAGGATTTCGTGCAGAACTCCAACGACCCGGCCTGGATGGCCAACCCGGCGCAACCGCTGACCGGTTACTCGCCGCTGGTCAGCCGCAGTGACCAGCCGCTGGGCATGCGTGGCCGCTTTGCCCTGCAACGCCTGCAGGGTACGACCCGCCTGGGCGTTGACGACCTGCAGCGCATGGTGACCGATGACGAGGTCTACCTGGCCAGCCTGCTACTGCCTGACCTGCTGCAGTGGTGCAAGGGCGCCGATGCGGATGTACGGGCGGTATGCAGCAGCCTGGTGGCCTGGAATGGCAAGGCTGACCTGGACAGCGGCATTGGCCTGGTGCATTTCCAGAACCTGTTCGATGCCCTGGCCGAGCACCCGGAAAGCTGGCGGGTGGCCTTCGACCCGGCCGACCCGCAGCACACCCCGCGCGGGCTGGCGGTAGAGCAGGCGGCCGTGCGCAAGCTGCTGCACCAGGCCGCGCTGGCGTCGCTCAAGCAGGTGCGTGACAGCGGCATGGCAGGGGAGGCGCGCTGGGGGCAGGTGCAACAGGCGAGCGATGGCACGCCGGTGCCGGGTGGCCCGCAGGCGTTGGGCGTGTACAACGCGATCTACAGCGTGCCGCACGGGCAGGGCAAGCGGCTGGTGGTCAGTGGTACCAGCTACCTGCAACTGGTCAGCTTTACCGACAAGGGGCCGCAGGCCCGTGGGCTGTTGGCGTTTTCCCAGTCGAGTGAAGCGGCTTCGGTGCATGCCGGTGACCAGACCAAGGCGTTTGCGGCCGGGCAACTGGCGGTGATTCCGTTTACCGAGGCGCAGATCAAGGCTGACCCGGAGTATCGGGAAGTGGTGATCAGTGAGCGGGACAAGGGGGCGGTGGTCAACCGGCCTTGA
- a CDS encoding UDP-2,3-diacylglucosamine diphosphatase, whose translation MILLISDLHLQEERPDITRAFLDLLDGRARHAKALYILGDFFEAWIGDDAMTPFQQSVCQAMRRLSDSGTAIYLMHGNRDFLIGQAFCDAAGCTLLHDPSVIELGGEQVLLMHGDTLCTRDLAYMKMRRLLRNPLSLWVLRHLPLSARYKLARKLRSESRSQTRMKSTEIVDVTPEEVPKVMAAHGVRTLVHGHTHRPAIHKLVVDGQPARRIVLGDWDRRGWALQVDEQGFQLAPFEFS comes from the coding sequence GTGATCCTGCTGATCTCCGATCTGCACCTGCAAGAAGAACGCCCGGACATTACCCGGGCGTTTCTTGATCTGCTCGATGGCCGTGCCCGCCACGCCAAGGCGTTGTACATCCTTGGCGACTTCTTCGAAGCCTGGATCGGCGACGACGCCATGACGCCCTTCCAGCAGTCGGTCTGCCAGGCCATGCGGCGGCTGAGCGACAGCGGCACGGCCATCTACCTGATGCATGGCAACCGTGATTTCCTGATTGGCCAGGCCTTCTGCGACGCTGCGGGCTGCACGTTGCTGCACGACCCCAGCGTGATCGAGCTGGGTGGTGAGCAGGTGCTGCTGATGCATGGCGATACCCTGTGCACCCGCGACCTGGCCTACATGAAAATGCGCCGCTTGCTGCGCAACCCGCTGAGCCTGTGGGTGTTGCGGCACCTGCCGCTGTCGGCCCGCTACAAGCTGGCACGCAAGCTACGCAGCGAAAGCCGCTCGCAAACGCGGATGAAGTCCACCGAGATCGTCGATGTCACCCCGGAGGAAGTGCCGAAGGTGATGGCGGCGCATGGTGTACGCACCTTGGTGCATGGGCATACCCATCGACCGGCGATACACAAGCTGGTGGTCGACGGGCAACCGGCACGGCGTATCGTGCTGGGCGACTGGGACCGCCGTGGCTGGGCCTTGCAGGTTGACGAGCAAGGGTTTCAGCTGGCGCCGTTCGAGTTTTCCTGA
- a CDS encoding peptidylprolyl isomerase — protein MSKVKLSTNHGDIVLQLDAEKAPLTTENFVQYVKDGHYNGTVFHRVIKGFMIQGGGFEPGMSQKKTRASIQNEADNGLKNKKYSIAMARTMEPHSASAQFFINSSDNDFLNHSSKNVQGWGYAVFGEVIEGREIVDAIEKVATGSKAGHQDVPKDDVVIEKAEIVE, from the coding sequence ATGTCCAAAGTCAAACTGAGCACCAACCACGGCGACATCGTCCTGCAACTGGACGCCGAGAAAGCGCCGCTGACTACCGAAAACTTCGTTCAGTACGTCAAGGACGGCCACTACAATGGCACCGTGTTCCACCGTGTGATCAAGGGCTTCATGATCCAGGGCGGCGGCTTCGAGCCTGGCATGAGCCAGAAGAAGACCCGCGCCAGCATCCAGAACGAAGCCGACAACGGCCTGAAGAACAAGAAGTACAGCATTGCCATGGCCCGTACCATGGAGCCGCACTCCGCCTCGGCGCAGTTCTTCATCAACTCGTCCGACAACGACTTCCTCAACCACAGCAGCAAGAACGTGCAGGGTTGGGGCTACGCGGTATTCGGCGAAGTGATCGAAGGCCGTGAAATCGTCGACGCCATCGAAAAGGTCGCCACCGGCTCCAAGGCTGGCCACCAGGACGTGCCGAAGGACGACGTGGTCATCGAGAAAGCCGAGATCGTTGAGTGA
- a CDS encoding glutamine--tRNA ligase/YqeY domain fusion protein, translating into MSKPTADNAPNAAAKGAPAVPANFLRPIIQADLDSGKHSSIVTRFPPEPNGYLHIGHAKSICVNFGLAKEFGGVCHLRFDDTNPAKEDQEYIDAIQSDVKWLGFDWAGDVRYASDYFDQLHDWAVELIKRGKAYVCDLTPEQAKEYRGNLKEPGKNSPFRERSVDENLDLFARMKAGEFKDGERVLRAKIDMASPNMNLRDPILYRIRHAHHHQTGDKWCIYPNYDFTHGQSDAIEGITHSICTLEFEGHRPLYDWFLDNLPVPAHPRQYEFSRLNLNYTITSKRKLKQLVDEKHVEAWDDPRMSTLSGFRRRGYTPASIRNFCEMIGTNRSDGVVDMSMLEFSIRDDLDRTAPRAMCVLRPLKVVITNYPEGQVEQLELPRHPKEDMGVRVLPFSRELYIDRDDFMEEPPKGYKRLEPAGEVRLRGSYVIRADEAVKDADGNIVELRCSYDPDTLGKNPEGRKVKGVIHWVPAEGSVECEVRLYDRLFRSPNPEKTEEGGSFLDNINPGSLQVLSGCRAEPSLAQAQPEDRFQFEREGYFCADLKDSQPGRPVFNRTVTLRDSWGS; encoded by the coding sequence ATGAGCAAGCCCACTGCCGACAACGCGCCCAACGCCGCTGCCAAAGGCGCCCCCGCTGTCCCTGCGAACTTCCTGCGGCCGATCATCCAGGCCGACCTGGACTCGGGCAAGCACAGCAGCATCGTCACCCGTTTCCCGCCGGAGCCCAATGGCTACCTGCACATCGGTCACGCCAAGTCGATCTGCGTCAACTTCGGCCTGGCCAAGGAATTCGGGGGCGTCTGCCACCTGCGTTTCGACGATACCAACCCGGCCAAGGAAGACCAGGAGTACATCGACGCCATCCAGAGCGATGTCAAGTGGCTGGGCTTCGACTGGGCCGGCGACGTGCGCTACGCCTCCGACTACTTCGACCAGTTGCACGACTGGGCGGTCGAGCTGATCAAGCGCGGCAAGGCCTACGTCTGCGACCTTACCCCCGAGCAGGCCAAGGAATACCGTGGCAACCTCAAGGAGCCGGGCAAGAACAGCCCGTTCCGCGAGCGCAGCGTTGACGAGAACCTCGACCTGTTCGCCCGCATGAAAGCCGGCGAGTTCAAGGATGGCGAGCGCGTGCTGCGGGCCAAGATCGACATGGCCTCGCCGAACATGAACCTGCGCGACCCGATCCTGTACCGTATCCGCCATGCCCACCACCACCAGACCGGTGACAAGTGGTGCATCTACCCGAACTACGACTTCACCCACGGCCAGTCGGACGCCATCGAGGGCATCACCCACTCGATCTGCACCCTGGAGTTCGAAGGGCATCGTCCGCTGTACGACTGGTTCCTCGACAACCTGCCGGTGCCGGCACACCCGCGCCAGTACGAGTTCAGCCGCCTGAACCTGAACTACACCATCACTTCCAAGCGCAAGCTCAAGCAGCTGGTGGACGAAAAGCACGTCGAAGCCTGGGACGACCCACGCATGTCGACGCTGTCCGGCTTCCGTCGCCGTGGCTACACCCCGGCCTCGATCCGCAACTTCTGCGAAATGATCGGCACCAACCGTTCCGACGGCGTGGTCGACATGTCGATGCTCGAGTTCAGCATCCGTGACGACCTGGACCGCACCGCACCGCGCGCCATGTGCGTGCTGCGCCCGCTGAAGGTGGTCATCACCAACTACCCGGAAGGCCAGGTCGAGCAGCTCGAACTGCCGCGCCACCCGAAGGAAGACATGGGCGTGCGCGTGCTGCCGTTCTCCCGTGAACTGTACATCGACCGCGACGACTTCATGGAAGAGCCGCCGAAGGGCTACAAGCGCCTGGAACCGGCCGGTGAAGTGCGCCTGCGCGGCAGCTACGTGATCCGCGCCGACGAGGCGGTCAAGGATGCCGACGGCAACATCGTCGAGCTGCGCTGCTCGTACGACCCGGACACCCTGGGCAAGAACCCGGAAGGCCGCAAGGTCAAGGGCGTGATCCACTGGGTGCCGGCCGAGGGCAGCGTCGAGTGCGAAGTGCGCCTGTACGACCGCCTGTTCCGCTCGCCGAACCCGGAAAAGACCGAGGAGGGCGGCAGCTTCCTGGACAACATCAACCCAGGCTCGCTGCAAGTGCTCAGCGGCTGCCGTGCCGAGCCGTCGCTGGCCCAGGCGCAGCCCGAGGACCGCTTCCAGTTCGAACGCGAAGGCTACTTCTGCGCCGACCTGAAAGACAGCCAGCCGGGCCGCCCGGTGTTCAACCGCACTGTCACCCTGCGTGACTCCTGGGGCAGCTGA
- the cysS gene encoding cysteine--tRNA ligase — translation MLTIYNTLSKAKETFKPLDGNKVRMYVCGMTVYDYCHLGHGRSMVAFDLVTRWLRKSGYELTYVRNITDIDDKIINRANENGESFDALTARMIDAMHEDERRLNILPPDQEPRATDHIAGMHAMIQTLIDKGYAYAPGNGDVYYRVGKFVGYGKLSRKKIEDLRIGARIEVDEAKQDPLDFVLWKGVKPGEPSWESPWGPGRPGWHIECSVMSTCCLGESFDIHGGGSDLEFPHHENEIAQSEAATGKQYANAWMHCGMIRINGEKMSKSLNNFFTIRDVLEKYHPEVVRYLLVASHYRSAINYSEDSLRDAKGALERFYHALRGLPRVAAKGGEEFVERFSVAMNDDFGTPEACAVLFDLVREINRLRDSDLEAAAGLAGRLRELGDVLGVLQLEADDFLRAGAEGKVDAAEVEGLIQARLQARADKNWAESDRIRDQLTAMGVVLEDSKGGTTWRLAD, via the coding sequence GTGCTTACCATCTACAACACGCTGAGCAAAGCGAAGGAAACCTTCAAGCCGCTGGATGGCAACAAGGTGCGCATGTACGTGTGCGGCATGACCGTATACGACTACTGCCACCTGGGCCATGGCCGCAGCATGGTGGCCTTCGACCTGGTCACCCGCTGGCTGCGCAAGAGCGGCTACGAGCTGACCTATGTACGCAACATCACCGACATCGATGACAAGATCATCAACCGGGCCAACGAGAACGGCGAAAGCTTCGACGCCCTGACCGCCCGCATGATCGACGCGATGCACGAAGACGAGCGCCGCCTGAACATCCTGCCGCCGGACCAGGAGCCGCGTGCCACCGACCATATCGCCGGCATGCACGCGATGATCCAGACTTTGATCGACAAGGGTTATGCCTACGCACCGGGCAATGGCGACGTGTACTACCGCGTCGGCAAGTTCGTCGGTTACGGCAAGCTGTCGCGCAAGAAGATCGAAGACCTGCGCATCGGTGCCCGTATCGAGGTCGACGAAGCCAAGCAGGACCCGCTGGACTTCGTGCTGTGGAAGGGCGTCAAGCCGGGCGAGCCGAGCTGGGAATCGCCATGGGGCCCGGGGCGTCCGGGCTGGCACATCGAGTGCTCGGTGATGTCCACCTGCTGCCTGGGTGAAAGCTTCGACATCCACGGTGGCGGCAGCGACCTGGAGTTCCCGCACCACGAGAACGAGATTGCCCAGAGCGAGGCGGCCACCGGCAAGCAGTACGCCAACGCCTGGATGCACTGCGGCATGATCCGGATCAATGGCGAGAAGATGTCCAAGTCGTTGAACAACTTCTTCACCATCCGCGACGTGCTCGAGAAGTACCACCCTGAAGTGGTGCGCTACCTGCTGGTGGCCAGCCACTACCGCAGCGCGATCAACTACTCGGAAGACAGCCTGCGCGATGCCAAGGGCGCACTGGAGCGCTTCTACCACGCCTTGCGCGGCTTGCCACGGGTGGCGGCCAAGGGTGGCGAAGAGTTTGTCGAGCGCTTCAGCGTGGCCATGAACGACGACTTCGGCACCCCCGAAGCCTGCGCCGTGCTGTTCGACCTGGTGCGCGAGATCAACCGCCTGCGCGACAGCGACCTTGAGGCCGCTGCCGGCCTGGCCGGTCGCCTGCGCGAGCTGGGTGATGTGCTGGGTGTGCTGCAGCTGGAAGCCGATGACTTCCTGCGTGCCGGTGCCGAAGGCAAGGTGGATGCCGCTGAGGTCGAGGGCTTGATCCAGGCGCGCCTGCAGGCCCGTGCGGACAAGAACTGGGCCGAGTCCGACCGCATTCGCGACCAGCTGACCGCCATGGGTGTGGTGCTGGAAGACAGCAAGGGTGGGACTACCTGGCGTCTGGCCGACTGA
- a CDS encoding sensor histidine kinase: MPLLNPSKGWSSSTSRLLALYSFLFVAWSSILMGVLYFEVSSYLNKLTRHSMLQRQHLFAHMSGKQLDDALVASQAFEERSFDAYGLFDNQLNPIGGRIRAIPPELGLDGKVHELKRCLDADDPHMPRDSCDAVAIKVQDGRWLVLVRDNGSLFVVTRIILHALLWGISLTLIPGFAGWYLLRRRPLKRIRAIQAQAELIVAGDLTHRLPLSARRDELDMLAAIVNAMLDRIERLMHEVKGVCDNIAHDLRTPLTRLRAQLYRIRQQSDVDSTQAEALDQAIGETDTLMARFRGLLRISELEDRQRRAGFVQLDPHELLVELHDFYLPLAEDVGIRLELQQPAELPALHGDRELLFEALANLVGNGIKFTPEGGLVRITATQDDKGLRLAIEDSGPGIPEEERAAVLKRFYRSDEGHRHAGFGLGLSIVAAIVDLHGFGLEVGESELGGARLVLHCPLAGLAK; this comes from the coding sequence ATGCCATTGCTGAACCCGTCTAAGGGCTGGAGCTCCTCGACCAGCCGCCTGCTGGCGCTGTACAGCTTTCTGTTCGTGGCCTGGAGCAGCATCCTCATGGGGGTGCTGTACTTCGAGGTGTCCAGCTACCTGAACAAACTCACCCGCCATTCGATGCTGCAGCGCCAGCACCTGTTCGCGCACATGAGCGGCAAACAGCTGGACGACGCCCTGGTCGCCAGCCAGGCCTTCGAAGAGCGCAGCTTCGACGCCTACGGCCTGTTCGACAACCAGCTCAACCCGATCGGCGGGCGCATTCGCGCCATCCCGCCAGAGCTGGGGCTGGACGGCAAGGTTCACGAACTCAAGCGCTGCCTGGACGCCGACGACCCGCACATGCCGCGTGACAGCTGCGACGCGGTGGCGATCAAGGTGCAGGATGGCCGCTGGCTGGTGCTGGTGCGCGACAACGGCTCGCTGTTCGTGGTCACCCGGATCATCCTGCATGCCCTGCTCTGGGGGATCTCGCTGACCCTGATACCGGGCTTTGCCGGCTGGTACCTGCTCAGGCGCCGCCCGCTCAAGCGCATTCGCGCAATCCAGGCCCAGGCCGAGCTGATCGTCGCCGGTGACCTAACCCACCGGCTGCCGCTGTCGGCCCGGCGTGACGAGCTGGACATGCTGGCGGCCATCGTCAACGCCATGCTCGACCGCATCGAGCGGCTGATGCACGAGGTCAAGGGCGTGTGCGACAACATCGCCCACGACCTGCGCACCCCGCTCACCCGCCTGCGCGCCCAGCTGTACCGCATTCGCCAGCAAAGTGACGTCGACTCCACCCAGGCCGAGGCACTGGACCAGGCCATCGGCGAAACCGACACCCTGATGGCGCGTTTTCGCGGTTTGTTGCGCATCAGCGAACTGGAAGACCGCCAGCGGCGGGCCGGTTTCGTCCAGCTTGACCCGCACGAACTGCTGGTGGAGTTGCACGACTTCTACCTGCCGCTGGCCGAAGACGTCGGCATCCGCCTGGAACTGCAGCAGCCAGCCGAATTGCCGGCGTTGCATGGTGACCGCGAACTGCTGTTCGAGGCACTGGCCAATCTGGTGGGCAACGGCATCAAGTTCACGCCCGAAGGTGGGCTGGTGCGGATTACTGCGACGCAGGACGACAAGGGCCTGCGCCTGGCCATCGAGGACAGCGGGCCGGGTATTCCGGAAGAGGAACGGGCGGCAGTGCTGAAGCGCTTCTACCGTAGCGATGAAGGCCACCGCCATGCGGGGTTCGGGCTGGGGTTGTCGATCGTTGCGGCGATCGTCGACCTGCATGGGTTCGGGCTGGAGGTGGGGGAAAGCGAGCTGGGTGGGGCCAGGTTGGTGTTGCACTGCCCGCTTGCGGGGCTGGCCAAATAG
- a CDS encoding response regulator transcription factor yields the protein MPRVLTIEDDAVTGQEIVAELTSHGLEVDWADNGREGLAKAIAGGYDLITLDRMLPEVDGLTIVTTLRSLKIATPILMISALSDVDERVRGLRAGGDDYLTKPFASDEMAARVEVLLRRNSVPMTQTRLQVADLQLDLISHEARRGEQTLNLLPTEYKLLEYLMRHSGQVITRMMIFEEVWGYHFDPGTNLIDVHIGRLRKKIDSPGQSPLIRTVRGSGYAIAEPV from the coding sequence ATGCCTCGCGTACTGACCATCGAAGACGACGCCGTCACCGGCCAGGAAATCGTCGCCGAACTTACCAGCCACGGCCTTGAGGTGGATTGGGCCGACAATGGCCGTGAAGGCCTGGCCAAGGCCATTGCCGGCGGCTACGACCTGATTACCCTGGACCGCATGCTGCCCGAGGTCGATGGCCTGACCATCGTCACCACCCTGCGCAGCCTCAAGATCGCTACGCCGATCCTGATGATCAGCGCCCTCTCCGACGTCGACGAGCGGGTACGTGGCCTGCGTGCCGGGGGTGACGACTACCTGACCAAACCGTTCGCCTCCGACGAGATGGCCGCGCGGGTCGAAGTGCTGCTGCGCCGCAACAGCGTGCCCATGACCCAGACCCGCCTGCAGGTCGCTGACCTGCAACTGGACCTGATCAGCCACGAAGCCCGCCGTGGCGAACAGACCCTCAACCTGCTGCCCACCGAGTACAAGTTGCTGGAGTACCTGATGCGCCATAGCGGCCAGGTGATCACGCGGATGATGATTTTCGAGGAAGTCTGGGGCTACCACTTCGACCCGGGCACCAACCTGATCGACGTGCACATCGGCCGCCTGCGCAAGAAAATCGACTCCCCCGGCCAGTCGCCGCTGATCCGTACGGTACGGGGCTCCGGCTATGCCATTGCTGAACCCGTCTAA